From the genome of Apteryx mantelli isolate bAptMan1 chromosome 12, bAptMan1.hap1, whole genome shotgun sequence:
CGGGATGGTCCTGGGGGTGCAGGATGGGTGCAGGGTGGCCATGGGGGTGAAGAATGGGTTCAGAACACGTGGAGCAGCTCTAGGGGTGCAAGATGGGTGCAGGACAGTCCATGGTATGTGGTGTGGCCTAGGGGGCATGGAGTGGCCATGTGGGTGCAGGGTGGGTTCAGGGGTGTGGGGTGGTCCTTGGGGGGTGCCAGATGGGTCCAGGGCACCTGGGGTGGCCCTGGGGGTGCAGGATGGGTCCTGGAGGTGCAGGATGGATTGAGGGGTGTGGGATGGTCCTTGGGGGGTGCCAGATAGGTCCAGGGCACATGGGGTGGCCCTGGGGGTGCAGGACAGATCCTGGCCTACGAGGTGGCCCTTGGGCCATGGGGTGGGTTCGGGGCAGTTAGGGTGGCTCTGGGGACACGGGGCAGCcctgaggcagggcaggggggcagagcagccccagaGGGTCGCACGGGGACGGCGAGGGCGTGGGGCGGGTGCCAGGAGGCCGGCGGGGCCGGATGCCCGCTCCTCACGGCGCCTGCTCGCGGCGCAGGACTTCCTGGGGCAGGCGTTCGTGGCACTGGGCGAGGTGATCGGGTCCCAGCGGGGCCGCCTGGAGCGAGCCCTCACGTGAGTGACGCCCCCGCCGTCCCGCCTGGAGGGCTCCCGCGGGTTGGGACCCCGTCGCACGTGCAGCCCCCCCCACCACCTGGCTGGGGACACCCCGGCAGCCACCCCTGCCCCGGGGACGGCCCCGTCCTCGCCGTGCCCGCGCTGAGCCGCCGCCACCTCCCGTCCCAGGGGTGTCCCAGGGAAGCGGTGCGGGACCATCCTGCTGCTGGCGGAGGAGCTGAGCAACTGCCGGGTGAGCGCCAGCGCCGCCCCGGGCACCCGTGGGGACGGCACAGTGGCACCCGTGGGGACGGCATGGTGGcacccgcggggcagctgcaccCGCCGGGGCCGATTGCCGCTGCCCCGGGGGATCGGCCGGGCCAGGTGCCCGCAGGCACCGcgccagccccagcctggggtGCGCAGCCGGCCCCCGGTGACAGCCCCCATCCCCAGGACATCGTCACGATGCAGCTGTGCGCCAACAAGCTGGACAAGAAGGACTTCTTCGGCAAATCGGACCCCTTCCTCGTCTTCTACCGCAGCAACGAGGACGGCACGTGAGCGCGGGGCCCGGGCACCGCCGGGGCTGGGCACggtgccgcggcccggcccggcacacGCCCTGatgccccgtcccgtcccatcccgtccccgcAGCTTCACCATCTGCCACAAGACGGAggtggtgaagaacacgctcaaCCCCGTGTGGCAGCCCTTCACCATCCCCGTGCGAGCCCTCTGCAACGGCGACTACGACAGGTGggcaggggcggccgcggcgccggggaacGGTGCAAGGGGGCCGCCACGGGGCCGGGGAACGGTGCAAGGGGGCCGCCGTGGGGCCAGGGAACGGTGCAAGGGGGCCGCCGTGGGGCCAGGGAACGGTGCaagggggcagccgtggggccagAGCAGGGCACGAGCGTCTCCCTTGCAGGCAGGCCCGGCGCGGCAGGGTGCTCCGAACCGGGTGCTCGCtgggttttttcctctcttgcagCCCAAATTACGTAACGgcatccctcccccctccccacgggCCCCGCCGTGACCCAAATTTCCCCGCTTGCCTCCTCCCCGAGGAGCCGGGCTCAGCAGGCggctggggcggctgctgccGCGTGGAGCCCGGTGGCGcggggggccgtggcggggcaAGGGGCTCCGGGGACGCCACGGGGCCGTCCCAGCCGGCACCTCCGCTTTTCAGGACGGTGAAGATAGACGTGTACGACTGGGACCGCGATGGGAGGTGAGACCAGGCGGGACGTGGCGGCGGGTGCCCGGCCGGCCATGGGGCACCCCGGCCCGCGCCCCACGCTGCGCTCGCCCCCGCAGCCACGACTTCATCGGCGAGTTCGCCACCAGCTACCGGGAGCTCTCGCGAGCCCAGAGCCAGTTCACGGTGTACGAGGTAGGGCCGGGGCGGCAGGGCGCCCAGCGGCGGGGCGAGCAGCGCCCCGCGGCCCTGACCCGCCTGCGCCCGCAGGTGCTCAACCCCAGGAAgaaatgcaagaagaagaaatacgTCAACTCCGGCACCGTGAGtggggccgggagccgcggggcggccggcgggcgcggggccggcgctcaGCCCGCTCTGCCCGCAGGTCACGCTGCTCTCCTTCTCCGTGGAGTCCGAGTTCACCTTCGTCGACTACATCCGGGGCGggtgagcggggctggggctcccGCGGGATGGGGCGAGGACGGtggggacggtgcgggtgccaCCAGGGGGTGatggcggggggccggggggcagcgagCTGCTGGCGAGCggcgtggggccccaggctgtTGGGCTCACAACAGCCGTCACTGGAAGATGCCCCGCGCCACGGGGCCAGCAGCATCCCTCGCTCTCCCCCAAGGACGCAGCTGAACTTCACCGTCGCCATCGACTTCACGGCCTCCAACggtgagcgcggccccgcggggcgagccgggtgccgggggcggcgggggcggcggggacgggtGCCGACGCGCTGTGCCGCAGGGATGCCGTCGCAGCCCACCTCGCTGCACTACGCGAGCCCCTACCAGCTGAGCGCCTACGCCCTGGCGCTGAAGGCCGTCGGCGAGATCATCCAGGACTACGACAGCGACAAGCTCTTCCCCGCCTACGGCTTCGGCGCCAAGCTCCCGCCCGACGGCAAGATCTCCCACCAGTTCCCCCTGGTGCGCGGGGGGCAGGGGGGCCCGCACCCCCCCTGCCATGGGGAAGGGCGAGGGGAGAGCACGGACCtccctgctgtggggcagggggggctcAGACCTTCCCACTGTGGGGTAGGGGGGACCCAGACCTccacgccgtggggcagggcgAGGGGAGAGCATGGACCTCCCTGGTGTGGGATGTGGGGGGGACCCACACCtccccgccgtggggcagggatgAACCCAGACACCCTGCCGTGGAGCAGGGCTGGCCCTGCGTGGGGCGGGCGCAGCTCCGTGGCCCCACAGCAGCCTGGGcagggggcacagggggactccggggcacagggcagcacgtGGGGCACCCGCTCGGGGCAGCGAGAGGCTGAGCCGGGACCCACGGCCGCCCCGAGcgcccgtgccgtgccgtgccgtcccCGCAGAACAACAACGCGGAGAACCCCAGCTGCGCCGGCATCGACGGCGTCCTCGAGTCCTACCTGCAGAGCCTGCGCACCGTGCAGCTCTACGGGCCCACCAACTTTGCGCCCGTCATCAACCAGGTGGCCGGGTGAGTGCCACACCG
Proteins encoded in this window:
- the CPNE9 gene encoding copine-9 encodes the protein MASPGALEPAPGSVPGTKVELTVSCRNLLDMDTFSKSDPVVVLFMQGAGSSEWKEFGRTEVIDNTLNPDFVRKFVLDYYFEEKQNLRFDVYNVDSKSCSIYKQKDFLGQAFVALGEVIGSQRGRLERALTGVPGKRCGTILLLAEELSNCRDIVTMQLCANKLDKKDFFGKSDPFLVFYRSNEDGTFTICHKTEVVKNTLNPVWQPFTIPVRALCNGDYDRTVKIDVYDWDRDGSHDFIGEFATSYRELSRAQSQFTVYEVLNPRKKCKKKKYVNSGTVTLLSFSVESEFTFVDYIRGGTQLNFTVAIDFTASNGMPSQPTSLHYASPYQLSAYALALKAVGEIIQDYDSDKLFPAYGFGAKLPPDGKISHQFPLNNNAENPSCAGIDGVLESYLQSLRTVQLYGPTNFAPVINQVAGAAAQVTDGSQYHVLLIITDGVISDMLQTKEAIVSASALPMSIIIVGVGPAEFEAMEELDGDEVRVSSRGRYAERDIVQFVPFRDYVDHSGNQVLSMARLAKDVLAEIPEQLLSYMKTRDIKPRKADPQ